The Puntigrus tetrazona isolate hp1 unplaced genomic scaffold, ASM1883169v1 S000000020, whole genome shotgun sequence genome includes a region encoding these proteins:
- the LOC122332375 gene encoding uncharacterized protein LOC122332375: MFGSNTHSSAERYNRCVGVCAETVSRMCSLVSADKTEALVRSTQSLHHCVTRYFTITNRLLDIINTHFGENFSSVSADEGKSIIYNCAVVRDAMTAILEVSKRKNNQILKLIDPGVYDQIAFAGLSPKDKSAVLRNFHEEKLGVFGNVFLPLVAIQLSRSELENVKPPTEEHDLPALALNLGDLVKSSKSVAKLLRERESPGTELGEATQLVEDAVSVMKPLCDAYEDIAADVEAYVKIISHNI, from the exons aTGTTTGGGAGTAATACACACAGTTCTGCAGAACGCTACAACAGATGTGTTGGAGTCTGCGCAG AAACAGTGTCCAGAATGTGTTCTTTAGTGTCCGCAGACAAGACCGAAGCGCTGGTCAGATCTACTCAGAGCCTCCATCACTGTGTGACCAGATACTTCACCATCACCAACAGACTGCTGGACATCATCAACACTCACTTCGGAGAAAACTTCTCCAGCGTCTCAGCAGACGAAGGCAAGAGTATCATATACAACTGCGCCGTGGTAAGAGACGCCATGACCGCGATTCTTGAGGTTTCCAAAAGAAAGAACAATCAGATCCTTAAGCTGATTGATCCTGGCGTTTACGATCAGATTGCCTTCGCCGGGCTGTCGCCGAAAGACAAGTCCGCGGTGCTAAGAAACTTTCACGAGGAGAAACTGGGAGTCTTCGGGAACGTCTTTCTTCCGCTCGTCGCCATTCAGCTGTCGAGAAGCGAGTTAGAGAACGTGAAGCCCCCGACGGAGGAACACGATCTGCCCGCTCTGGCCTTAAACCTGGGAGATCTGGTGAAGAGCAGCAAAAGCGTTGCGAAGCTTCTGCGAGAACGAGAGAGTCCTGGAACGGAGCTCGGAGAAGCCACGCAGTTAGTGGAAGACGCCGTCTCTGTCATGAAGCCGCTCTGTGACGCCTACGAGGACATCGCTGCAGACGTCGAAGCCTACGTCAAAATCATATCCCACAATATCTAG
- the ifi44b gene encoding interferon-induced protein 44, which produces MWALKHFKKSPPPSPEYDKPWRPMDWKTNRQTFMATINDFESGNKDIDTLRVLLHGPQGAGKSSFFNSVNTALEGRITTRALAQSAFTGRSFTLECNTYKIKKKAGSFYPFSFTDIAGIHDDSSTSIRTEDIRKLLSGHIKDGYTFNSAKTIDEDDQKYNRNPALKDRIHCLVGVLPASTVSLMDGEVIKQMKAVREKARDLGIPQTVIITKVDEACPLVHEDLKKIYTSKKIKEKMEACSYTLGVPISCIYPVKNYHRERATDATMDVLILDALQNIVNFASDYVEDQVSSG; this is translated from the exons ATGTGGgcattgaaacattttaaaaaatctcctCCTCCATCTCCAG aGTATGATAAACCCTGGCGGCCCATGGACTGGAA GACTAATAGACAAACTTTTATGGCAACAATAAACGACTTCGAGTCCGGGAACAAAGACATCGACACTCTGAGAGTCCTTCTGCACGGACCGCAAGGAGCCGGAAAGTCCAGCTTCTTCAACTCGGTGAATACTGCTCTCGAGGGCCGCATCACCACCAGAGCCCTCGCTCAGTCAGCGTTCACCGGGAGAAGCTTCACTCTGGAG tgcaacacatataaaattaagaaaaaggCTGGCTCTTTTTATCCTTTCTCCTTCACCGACATCGCTGGTATACATGATGATAGCAGTACCTCGATACGGACGGAGGACATCAGGAAATTATTAAGCGGTCACATCAAAGATGGTTACACT TTTAACTCAGCAAAAACTATTGATGAAGACGACCAAAAGTACAATAGAAACCCTGCGCTGAAAGACAGGATCCACTGCCTGGTGGGCGTTCTTCCTGCCAGCACCGTTTCTCTGATGGACGGGGAGGTAATTAAGCAAATGAAAGCGGTTCGGGAGAAAGCGCGAGATCTGG GTATTCCTCAAACCGTAATCATAACCAAGGTGGATGAAGCATGTCCTCTAGTTCATGAGGATCTTAAGAAGATCTACaccagcaaaaaaataaaagagaag ATGGAGGCCTGTTCTTACACTCTGGGAGTTCCTATAAGCTGCATTTATCCTGTGAAGAACTACCACAGGGAACGTGCCACTGATGCCACAATGGATGTTCTGATTTTAGATGCTTTGCAAAACATTGTTAACTTTGCCAGTGACTATGTGGAGGATCAAGTGTCAAGTGGATGA